In the Diospyros lotus cultivar Yz01 chromosome 13, ASM1463336v1, whole genome shotgun sequence genome, AGGACCTTTTGCTACATTGACCACAACTCTAACAAAAGATGCTGGTAATTCTCTCCTAATTTTCTCCTTTTGTTAATACAACTTAATAAGCACCTACTGTCCAtcgaattaaaaattttctgcCCAAAGTTGCTCAAGGACCTTACAAATTGAATTACTAAGCTAGGAGACAGGGAGTTATCTGTTTATggaatgatttatttataaaactttgGGTCACTACATCCAAAGACTGAGCATTGTTCGgcatagttgttaaatcgagatttgaatcgagaatcgaaatccttattttataAATCGTGAATTGAgaatcgaatcgtaagattcggtacacattctcaatttcaactataaataatatatatccatagaaaataaataatgtgcccaccatgatcaattcttttaaatataaatggatataaaaacttctaaatatatttgctaagtttaaaattataccaaaaggcaaaagtatattcatgttgtctttaaattcaaattgcaccaaaccaaaccactttcaaaataacaagttagaaaaaaaaaaaaaacctacaactataaggttactaataaactccattgtccataatcttcactagttatcaatcatcttcatcttcaagttcaagaccatcatcatcttcatcattttcatcatcttcttttgttttcaaagatagccaaatcgaacgaatatttgattaaagcgcACATGCAGACGAAGTCGCACGAATTGTACAAATCGTGCTATTCATGCGATTCACAGTTGATTTGTTCGATTCATAGTTGATTCTAAAGGATTTTTGATTCACCCTATAAATTCGACtcaatttctatatgaatcgagtcgaatcgtacgattcgaatcgtgaatcgtacgattctaagggattttagaTTCATCCTATAGATTTGACTCGATTTCTACatgaatcgagtcgaatcgtacgattcgaatcgtgaatcgtaaGATTCTAACAACAGTGTTGTTCGGAGAACAAAGCTTGTTGCATTATTTCTGCTAACTGGGTATGTGACTACCAATTTTATGATTACACTTACTAAAACCCTAAAATTCAGATAGTAACTATAACTGTTAGCTGTGTTACATGATGGACTTTGGCTTTGTGTGGGAACGAGTtagtaatggaatggaatgtattgtaaaatattttctccttgTTTCAGAGAGTGTAAGATGGAAAGTAATGTAAAGTGTTTTCTCCTTGTTTGAGAGAGGAATGAAAAgatattaaacaacaaatgacaATTAATGTTCTCTTAATGTAAAGATAGAGTTTTGTGaagttaagaaaaaaattgaacttgtattttataaaattattaagattaatGTTGTGACTCACAAAAATAGAGTTCTCCATCCATTCTCCCCCAATTTAGGGGAGACAAAAAATGAAACTTTGGAGAAGAATGGACAGAAAATGTTTccatccctttttttttttacaaattctaTTCAACTATTGTTGCCTTTCTCAAACTAGAACCCTTCCATTTCCATTCCATCGCCATCTCTCAAACACACTGTCAGGCATGGCTGTTGGTTCTTAAACCCTTGAACTTGGGACATCGACATATGCATCCAGAAGTTGAACATACGTATATGTTATAAACATTTGAATATGCTAATGTTGTAACATTATATGGTGTTATCATGAAGATATGTACCTAAAACAATGTTTACGAAAAgaaagttgaatttttttacCTCTCATCTATCTGTGTGAGAACCTCAAATATTCCTTATTATCAAGTATAAGCTATGGTTTCTTCAAGTATCGTTGAAAAATCAGAGTAAATTATCCAAGTTGGATACAGCTGTTGGACACATTTCCTATACCCTTACACTTTTCACATCCAATGAATGCGGCTACATAAGAAAGAGGAAAAAGGGTGATGTAGCATCAATCTTAGTAATACTATGCAGAAAATTCATTCCTTTTATGAGATCATAGAATCAATATTATATGGAAAAATCTCTTAAAACCAGTGCAGAACTTTGACTTCTCAGATTCTAAAAGATGGGCTTTACCAGTTTACATTTTCTGCTTCTGCTATAACTTAACACCTCTTTTGGAGCTTGCGATAACCAACCTATGCGTTAAAGGTCTTGTGCTTCAGATGGAAATAACGATGATGCTGAAGATATTCCTGAAGAAGAAGCTGTTTGTAGGATCTGCTTAGTTGAACTTGGGGAGGGTGCTGACACTCTTAAGATGGAATGTAGCTGCAAAGGCGAGCTCGCATTGGCCCACCAAGAATGTGCTATAACATGGTTTAGCATCAAAGGTAACAAGACATGTGATGTCTGCAAGCAAGAAGTCCAGAATCTACCTGTCACCCTTTTACGAGTTCAAAATTCTCAGGCTCGTAACTTTCCGGGAAGCAGAGTTCAACAAGCTGAAATTGCTCAATACAGGCAAGTTGATTGTGTTTTCTCTTGCAATGTCTTGAAAAAGCACccattctaatttttttatttacactttaACATTTCTCCACTTATTTGTATTACCTACTGGACATCATAATTTAAGGAGCTAAGGTAATTAGTTCAAAAGTGGAATCCCTTATTGACTCAATTAACATCAGGTGTAATCAATAACATTTTCATTAGATGCCATCAGTTATAACTAATTACTACACAGATATATCTACATCTTGTTGTCAACCTTAGTTTTATCTTgatttaattgtatttttaagaATTGTCATTTTTGGTACAAACTTCTATTTAAATCTGTATAAGTTTGGCTGGTGGAAGAGTTCATTTTAAAGCAATGTGACTTTTTCCAGAGTCTGGCAGGATGTCCCTGTTCTTGTCATTGTCAGCATGCTCGCTTACTTTTGTTTCCTAGAGCAGCTTTTGGTAAGTTCAGCTATTCTTGCGTACTGCACTTCAAGTATCAATATTTCTCATCTTCCTTTCTGTTTGCAGGTTACCAAACTGGGGTCAGGTGCAATTGCCATATCCCTTCCATTTTCCTGCATATTGGGTCTCCTCGCATCCATGACATCAACTACCATGGGTAGGTAAATTTTCTGCATTAAGCTGCCCTTTTCCGAAGAATGAGTTTATGCATCTCATATACTGccaatttctctcaatttgtaCTAGTGAGGAGAAGATTTGCCTGGCCATACGCAACTCTTCAGTTTGTACTGGTGGTTCTCTTTGCTCACCTTTTCTATTCCCTGGTAAGAGTTACCATACTCAGAATCCTTACTTGAGGACCTTCTAGGTgtctgttctttttcttttcattattagCAAGACATTTAAGAGTGAGCCTTGTTAGCAATTGTATCTTCTTTGTGACTACATGGTCATGAGTCCAAATTGTAGAAAGAAACAGCCCCTTTGCAAAGGAAGGTAAGACCGTATACAAAAATGACCCCCTCCCTACCCTGAGTCCTTGACAATGTGGGAAATCTCATGTAGTGAAAGACGCCCTTTATCTTTACAAGACTTGTCAAGACATTTATATTGATCTACCTTAACTTTCTTGTATCCTGATTGACATTTGAACATAAATGGCCAGATATGAACCTGCATTTCTAATTTATGTTTTGGTATGTTTGTGTGGGAGCGACAGCTTCATGTGCAGGCTGTTCTCTCAGTTCTTCTTGCGACGCTTGCTGGGTTTGGAGGTGCAATGAGTGGGACTTCTATTCTTCTTGAGGTTTCAAAACTGAGGGGAAGGTGGAATGCTTTGTTAAATCTTCGGCAGAGTTCTCAGCAGGCAACAGAGTCTCATCAGACTTCTGAAACTCCAAATATGCCAGAAACAAATGCACTCCCTCAAACTGGAATTGCAGACTCCAGATTGAATGGAGGCAGTTGATCTGACATCACCACGCAATAGATTCATGTTACATCCTAGAGTTGAACGAGGAATGGCCCTCAACTCACTGTAAATTTCGGATGGAATATGAACACTCTGGTTTTCCGTCAACTGTGCCGGCCAGTTTCATCTTTACACTATTATAACAATACTAGGCGACGAGCATGTTGAATTATCCTGTTACAGGAGACTGAAATCTTGTAATCTTGAGAACCGTGTGCGTATTTGCTGCCCAATAGTATATTGTTGCTGAGCACTTGTGTCCAATTTATCAAGGAAACTGTACAGTGATGGATTCTTAAATTATCAAGGTCATGCAAGAGTAGTTTGATTGAATCCTTCACTACCATGTTTTAAATTTGCAAAACTGCCAGTAAAATAGTTTTGTAAGCCGCCTAATTATTCCCATTCACTGGCTGCTTGA is a window encoding:
- the LOC127788388 gene encoding uncharacterized protein LOC127788388 isoform X1 encodes the protein MGVDEQESVSKEGNEAASNNKPCDSPPLLQQVGDSSEIIEEPSSSHPQRNQNVAPEIPLKMNEGCIEDFVRINMPLTPSQTPKRVNFSPIPSPGYFRYNDSPSPMSSRGKSAMKSLLPKLSFKFRNNNSEIEKAAILALGDSPAETRGKPFFRRTLSLTKLFAPKMKRTSSLPVTPIAHSNPESTHGAHTIDEYANIGTQLQIHRSHSVPVLNKDGNITPSDSLNGVFRVVPSTPRALEGPFATLTTTLTKDADGNNDDAEDIPEEEAVCRICLVELGEGADTLKMECSCKGELALAHQECAITWFSIKGNKTCDVCKQEVQNLPVTLLRVQNSQARNFPGSRVQQAEIAQYRVWQDVPVLVIVSMLAYFCFLEQLLVTKLGSGAIAISLPFSCILGLLASMTSTTMVRRRFAWPYATLQFVLVVLFAHLFYSLLHVQAVLSVLLATLAGFGGAMSGTSILLEVSKLRGRWNALLNLRQSSQQATESHQTSETPNMPETNALPQTGIADSRLNGGS